Proteins from one Flavobacterium branchiarum genomic window:
- a CDS encoding ATP-binding protein codes for MTTDFKNQVKEKLVLFIAQKGSQNKAANSLNGVSSALLSQIMNDNWENISETMWRNVASQIGHSSKEWVCVETTDFKIISQFLNDAQQNANVFAMTGDAGSGKSKTFELYIQDNKNSYLLSCAEYWNRKEFLVQLLTEMGVDYSGFTVAEMMNEIVKKLKSQQDPLIILDEADKLPDTVLYFFITLYNRLEDHCGIVMCATDHLSKRINKGIKLNRKGYKEINSRIGRKFIELKGVNYTDVTQICIANGVEDSKSIKEIFNDAEGDLRRVKRKIHAVKNRV; via the coding sequence ATGACAACTGATTTCAAAAACCAAGTCAAAGAAAAGCTAGTCCTTTTTATAGCTCAAAAAGGTAGTCAAAACAAAGCGGCCAATTCACTAAACGGCGTTTCCTCAGCCTTACTTTCCCAAATCATGAATGACAACTGGGAAAACATTTCAGAAACCATGTGGCGTAATGTGGCTTCACAAATCGGGCACAGCTCTAAAGAATGGGTTTGTGTAGAAACAACAGATTTCAAAATTATCTCTCAATTTCTGAATGATGCCCAACAAAATGCCAATGTTTTTGCCATGACTGGCGATGCAGGTTCCGGTAAGTCTAAGACCTTCGAGCTTTATATCCAAGACAACAAAAATTCGTACTTATTGAGTTGTGCCGAGTATTGGAATCGTAAGGAATTCTTAGTACAACTTCTTACGGAAATGGGGGTTGATTATAGCGGGTTCACGGTTGCCGAAATGATGAACGAGATTGTAAAGAAACTAAAATCACAACAGGACCCGCTTATCATACTAGATGAAGCCGACAAATTACCTGATACCGTGTTGTATTTCTTTATCACCTTATACAACCGACTGGAAGATCATTGCGGAATTGTAATGTGTGCAACGGATCACCTTTCTAAAAGAATCAATAAGGGAATCAAACTCAACCGAAAAGGGTATAAAGAAATCAACTCCCGTATTGGCCGAAAGTTCATAGAACTGAAAGGTGTAAACTATACCGATGTTACACAGATATGTATTGCCAACGGTGTTGAGGATAGTAAATCTATAAAAGAAATATTCAACGATGCTGAAGGCGATTTGAGAAGAGTAA